The nucleotide window TTGTACCCAACTGACATTGGATTCTCCTTGATCAAACTGTTCGCAAATCAGGGTTTACTCGCTTGCGACCAAATGGAGGCATTGAGGCAATCTACAGTTCCGTCGATCACCTTCGACAACCCCGCTTTGAATTTTTCCTCGTCAACAATGTCGCGGTTGCTCACGGCCTCGCCTAACTGAAGCGCCGCGGAGACAAACGAAATTGCAGACTCTTTCTTCTCTTGTCCCGCTCGTGTTCCAAACAGCCCTTCAACGTTGTAGAACTTCATGTCCGTCGCTGCCGGACTCACGCTCACATAAAACCCATGTGGTGTAGTCCCCGCCGGAATCACGCCATCCGAATACACATTCGCAATCGTGATGTGATCGGAAGCCCCGCCAATCCTCACCCCATACGTATCGAAGTACGTGACCTTGAAATGCTGGATCGTCAGCCAGTTTTTGCCATTGACGTAGATAATTTGTCCGTTCGTCATCAGCATCGCCGCCATGCTTCCGTAATAGGTAGCCGGATTCGAAGGCGCATACACATACAACACGTTGCTGGCAAAGAAGAATTGGTACGGAGCCACCAGCGCCGTCTTGCTGGTAGTAAACTTCGTTCCCCAAACACTTCCCACGCTGCCGTCGCTCCCGATATACCCAAACAGCACGTAGTTGAACGAACTGGAAGTGATCGAGGTCTTCCAGATATTCCCTGAATCCAGCGTCCAACTCGCCGCCGGCAAACCGACGTATCCAGTCAGCGTCGGAGCCTCTCCCGTCCCATAAGCGTCAAACACAATCGGATTCCCCGACGCCCCGCTCGACGGCGGCACCAGGCTCTCATTCCAAACCCCTCCCCGCTTGAACAGAATCTGGTCGCCCGCCGCAAAAGTGCTCCCATTCACCTTCGCGACCGTCTTCCAGGCAGTAGCCGGAGACAGCCCATCATTCGCATCGACTCCGCCCGCAGAATCCACATAGAACGTAGCCGCCCCCGCCGACCCCGCGACCGCCAACACGCTGGCGACCGCAAGCACAAGTCTTATGTGCATCATTCAATCTCCCCACGAATCTCATCTTTGCTACAAAGAAGAGCACTCTCAATCCCAATAAAAAAAGCGCGCCGCAGCGCGCCTCCAAATACTGAGAACCGAGAACTGAGAACCGAGAACCGAGAACCGAGAACTGGTTCCTCAGTCGACCATATACTTCACCACCACATTCACCCGATGTACGCTTCCGGACGCCGATACGGTTGCATGTCCGATCTTCACGCCCGAACCCACCGCATCCTTCCCCGCGACAAACGAGGTGGAAGTTGCCCCTGCCGTCGAACATGCAAGATCCGAACTCAGCAAGTTCGCTCCAGCGTTTTGCAGATTGATGGTCATCGCTCCCGCATCAATCTCGCAATACACCTCCACGATGTGAAAAGCCGCCGCCCGGTTCACATAAATGGAGGGCACCTGCAACGTGGTCGTCAGCAAGTTATTCGCATCGAAAAACGTGTACGTGAATTCCTGCGGATAATTTTTCGCCACTTCCGTGACGGCTCCCGCGTTTTCCGAGACCGCCAGTTTTCCGCCCGGCATGAATCCAATTTTCGATTTCCCGGAGCCTGCCGCCGTCATCGTCCCGGCTGCCCCTTCTACACTCCATGGCCCCGACCCTGTCTGCACGATGTTTCCCGCGATATTCAGATTCCCTCCCAGCGTCATGTCGTTCGAAAATGTCTTCGCCCCGGCAATCGTCTCGGTCCCAGTGTTGTGCGCCACTGCGGAATCGGCCGCCGCGCCCGTCACCTGTGCCACCGTATAGTCACCGGTCGCGGCCACGACCGCCCCAGTGCGGCCGAACACCGACGAAACGTTCCCGCCGCCACCACCACTGCCGCACGCGACCCCAGTCGATCCCACCACTCCGTTGCTCGCAATCGTCAGGCATCCCGCCGTCAGTCCTGCGATCGTCACCGAGCTGTCGAACTTCGTGGCTGTCTTGAATTCCTTCAAGGACGCGGTCAGGCGCTCCAGCCAATTCGTTCCGTCTCCATTATTCGCGATGTACTGGCTGATCGATCCGAACGAGCCGAAGCTAAGTCCCACCGCGACATTTGTATTGTTGGAATCAATCCCGATGAAGCTATCGTGAGTCGAATTTGGCGCCCGAGTATTTCCGTAAGCCGCCGACTTGTCCGGTTCAAAATCAAACAGCGTGATCAGATGCGTTGGACCAGTCACTGCCGTATTGCCTCCGACGTTCAGCACACCCTTCAGGTTCTGAAGAGCGGAATTACCCCCAATCGGCATGCCCGCCATCAACCGCATCTGATTTTGCGGATAAAAAGATCCCAGACATACTGGCCACACATACGTAGCGGTCCCAAATCCGCTCTGGCACTGCAACGCAAATACCTGCGGAAATACTCCACCCGCCGACGAGATATACGGCACTGACGAACTCAGCAGGTCCGTATAAAGGACCGGATGGCCCGACGTATTGAAATCAGAATTCACTGGCGGCGACAGGATTACGCCTCCCGGCCACAGGTTAAGTTTCGGCGCCCAGAACGATGCCGTCCCCTGCCAGTAAGCCGGTACTGTGTAACTGCTCCGCGCGGCCTGTGTGTCGGTGTAGGAACAAATTCCGTTCGAACACACGGAGGATTGTGGAACGTTTGCCACCACCGCAAAATTCCCCGTCCCCGTCGGCGGCGCCGGAATGACACTGCTGCTCACTACCAGGATGTCGTACGAAGTGGCCGGAGCCAGGTCATACCATTGCAGAGGGATCGGAACCGCTCCACCGGTTGGCGAAGCGTTGCCAAAATACAGTGGCATCGTCACCGCTCCGTCAGCTCTCCGCGCGATCACATAGTACTGAGAAAAGGTGCTGCCTCCACTCGCAAACGCCGGCATGTTTCCCGCCGGACCCTCTCCTCCCCGTATGCTCATCGATGGATTCGTATAGCTGCTGCCGCCCTGCATGATGACGCCGGCCGCCGCATTCGTGATCGCCCCTGGTCCCAACCCGGCGCCACAGCCCGATCCATATTCCTCGTACACATTCTCTAGACTCAATCCGCCGTATCCACCTGTCGAAGTCGAATAGCGAACTCCGAATTGCGCGTACCCTTGGATCACCGAGTCCGAGATCCGGAGCGTATTGCCGGACAGCCAGTCCACACCGTTTCCATTGCACTGGATATTGAGGTTCAGATGCTGCAACCATCCCACCGGCGCAACCTGCGGATTCCCGCTGAACGTTCCGTTTGACTGGACATACGCCCCGCAAAAAGTTGTGTCGCACTTAATCGTCCCCAACCCTCCCGAAGTATCCAATCCATCCAGCAGAAACGACTGATCGTCATCCACTTTCACCCAGCTGCCAAATGTTCCTCCGGTTGGCTCAAACAATCCCTGCACATTTTGAATACGCGTGTGTTGCGCATTCACCTCGATCATCGGCTTTGTTCCGCCCACCACCATCGGTCGGCCTCGAAAGCCGAGCAACGTCACATCCAACACCATGTTGGAATTACTCTTGTCTCCGACAAACACGCACGGAGTCGTTGCCGAGTAGCACGCTTGTGTTCCACCGTTGAACTCGACCGTCTGCCCCACGCTCTTGATCGTCAGCTGGCCATAGATTGCAATGTCTCCTGTCGGCGCGACGATCCACCCACCCGTCAACTGTCCCACTCCCCGCGGACGGTAACGTGCCGCGATCGATGCCTCCGCAATTCCCGCCGACGCCGAACCGATCGTGTATCCAGCCCCATGCGCGTTTACCGTCGTGAACTGCAGCGTTCCCGGATTTCCATCACCCGCACACGTCCCGCCCGTGACCTTCACGGCTTCCGCTGTTCCGGTGCCCGCCACGTAGACCCAATAGTCAGCGTCGTCCCCTCGCACGCCTGGGGCGCAAGCGCTCAATGTCACTGTCTTTGCTCCTGCCGTGAGCAAGTCAGTCGTTGAAGTCGCGGAAAATTGAAAGTCCACCGCGTACTTGGTCACCTGGTACGCCGATCCTGCACTCGCACCGGCTTTCGGTTTGTAAGTATTGGACGCCGCCTCATAAGTGATGACCTGTCCCTCCGTCGGAACCAGCGAGCCCACCGTCGTTCCCCGGATCGAAACCGCATCTGCACTCGTGCCGCACGCGCCCCACGACGAACTCCCCTTCAGGCACAACGTCCCGTCCGCTGTCCCCGACCCCAATTGACTCGTCGGCACTACTCCGTTCACCAGGTTCGCTTTGCTGGCAAACCCAGTGTCCACGTAGTGGCGGTTCGCCGCATGATTCAGCGCCGTCGGATCACCCGCCAGAGTCAGCGGTCCCGTCATCGAGTCACCCGCCTTCGCGACAAAATTCCCTGCGCCGACATTTGCTACTGCCGCGTCCACGTACGCCTTGTTGGCTGCGTTGCTTGCTCCCGTCGGTGGAGGGATCGCTGGCGCTGCCGCAAACTGCTTCGCCCCCTGGATCACCTCCGCTCCCGACAGATGTACCACCGCCGTATCCACCGCCCGATTCGCCACCGCCGAATCAACATATTGTTTGGATACCAACCCGCTTGCCAGGCCGGACCCCGGCGTCGTCCGTACTCCCGCCAGCGTCACCGGCGACGTCGTCGGTACCGCCCAGTACTCCCCACGGACTGTGCCATCATCCAGTTGGAATACCACTGTGTAGTAAGTCCCGGCAGGCATCGCTCCCACGTTCGGAACCAGGTCAGTTGAAAATGCTCCAGCGTTTCCAATCGCGACGCTCTTCGTACCGGCTGCCACGGCGTTGCCTTCGGCAGTCAGAAACGCCGGCCATGAAATCAGCGCAACACCCTGAGCCATCGTCCCGTCCGCGCGATACACCGTGTCGCTGATCGTCGTCACCCCAGGCCCCTGCGCCCACCCGGCCACAGCCGCGAGTGTCAGTAAACTCAGTCCCAACAGAATCCGCGACGGCCAATAAAAAAGCCGCTCCACCGAGCGGCCTCTGTTATGCATATCCCCTCCCACTCCTGATCCCTTGTCACTCCGCGTTCCGATCAGAGGCTCTCACCTCTGCAATCTGACCTCTAACCTCTGACCTTAAACCTTCGCCTTCGTCGATCCCAGGTACCGCCGCACGCTCTCCACATACACGTCCGCAAAATCTACTTCCGGACGCCGCGTCTCGATCAAAACCATCGCCTCTTCCAGGTCCCACCCCATCGCGCCCATCACCGCCAGCGTCATCATCGGCGCCCGGTGAACTCCCGCCGCGCAATGGATGAACACCTTCGTTCCCGGATCTTGTAGCGCATCTTGCGCGAATTCCACTCCCCGCTCCAGCAACGCCGCCGGCTTCGGCAGAAAATCATCGTCCGTAGGATTCCACAACACTTGCACACCCGCCGCTTCTCCCAGCGGCGTGTCATCGAACTCGATCTGCATGTCGATCACGTGGCTGATCCCGCTCTGCGCCACTTCGGTCATGTTCTTGGCATTCCATATCCCGCCTCCCAGCGCGATCCGGTCCGTCACCCACGACATATCCATGCGAACGTCTTCTCCTATCCTCGAATCGTCAATCAGGTTTCCGTAGTTCGTCTTCTGATTCTACGTCACCCTCATCATCCCCCGCGATCACCGGCACCTGCCCCTGTAATCCCATTCGCGACAATAGGATTTTTGCCAGCGACTCTCTCTCTCCGTTTTCCCCTTCTTCAAACGGAAACATCCCCGACATTTCCCACAGAAACTTCAGCGCCGTGACCTGCCCGCCCTCGGTCACCGATTTCATCACGCGTTTCGCCATGTCCTCGGAACCATCAAGGATCAGATTCGTAACCACGTTCCGTATTTGCTGGACCTCGTCTGCCGTCTTTGCCTTGGATCCCGTGCCGTGGGTGCCCGGTGAATCTGATTTTGGCGTGTCCTTTTTCGATGTCGCTTTTCTTGCCTTTGCTTGACCCATCGTTCCACCAAAAGAAAAGAGCGCAATCGATTGGATCGAGCCTTCGCCCGATTCCATCTTGATCGCGCCCCAAGAACTTGTATTTATTTTCTCTGCCCTTATTTTTAGAATATCAAATTCAACCAGGCAATCCCGCCAACTTTCCCAAACTTATTTCGGTAAATATATACTTGACACACACGAACAAAGAGCGTACATTTTAAGCATGGAAGCACCCCGAACACTCCAGCAAGCCATCGTTTACTTCGCCGATCCTGACCGCGCTTTTGAGTATGCGAAGAAGTTCCGGTGGCCTAATGGAAAGGTGATTTGTCCCCGTTGCGGCAAGGACAAACACTCGTTTATCAAGACGCGAAAAATCTGGTTCTGCTACACATGCCAGAAACAATTCACGCTTAAGCTGGCCACGATCTTCGAAGATTCCCCGCTTGGACTCGATAAGTGGATGACTGCTTTCTGGATGCTGGTCAACTGTAAGAATGGTGTGAGCAGTTGCGAAGTAGCGCGGACTCTGGGCATTACTCAGAAGTCGGCATGGTTCATGCTCCAACGTCTGCGCTTGGCATTGCGCGATGAATTCTACGGATCGAAACTGGGCGGCGGTGGTGGCGAAGTCGAAGTAGACGAAACGTTCATTGGTGGCAAAGCGCGGAACATGCACAAGGCGAAACGCATCAAGACCAAGGTGCGCGAAGGGAACTTCGGAAAGACCATCGTCATGGGCATGTTGGAGCGCGGCGGTCACGTCAAGGCCAAGGTGATCCCGAACCGCAAGAAGCCTGCACTCCATGGAGCCATCGCAGAAGTGATTGCACATGGAGCGAATATTTATACCGATGAGCACGTTGGCTACATGGACATTTCTCCGGAGTACGTTCACAGCATCGTGAACCATCTCGAACGGTACGTGAATGGAGGCGTGCACACAAACGGAATGGAGAACTTCTGGTCGCTGTTGAAGCGCGGCCTTGGTGGTACCTACGTTAGCGTTGAGCCATTCCATTTGTTTCGCTACCTTGACGAACAGATGTTTCGTTTCAACAACCGCAAAAACATAAGCGACTCTCAGCGCTTCGCTCTAGCTATGTCCAACATCGGCGCGAAGCGTCTCACGTACAGCGAACTGACAGGCAAAGACGAATCGCCGCGCCACGAAGCGACAGGGGCGGGGGAAACGCAAATCCCCTTCTAGTCCTTGTCGGAATTCTTCGGTTTACGTATACTCTGGCCGCGAGAAGAAGCCTTCTTCTTCCCCCTGTGTTTCTTCTCGGCCCGTACAACTGCGTCTTTGGAAACGCTGAATAGGGCTGTCATTCCCTGTTCAAAGTTCTCAAGTGCTTTCGGCCCTTCTAGATATTCGTTTTTAATTGTCATTTGCTATGGATACTCCACTTGATAATCTCGTTGATGCTGTACCCCCACAAGATACACCCGCAAATGAAGGCAAAGAATCCGAAGGCCTCCCTTCTCCGAGTTCTTATGTTCCTCCACCCCCAAAAGGCGATAGCGAAAGATGCGAGTGCCGTCCAGATCAAACGCCATGGTGGAAGCATGCGCTCGAAATTTCCGCTGTTCTCGTCGGCATTGCCGTAGCCATCATCTATTGGCGGCAACTGGACACCATGAAAGGCCAACTCGATCAAATGATCAAGCAATACCCCCAACTTGAGAAGTCTGCCACGGCTGCTAAGAGTGCAGCGGATACTGCCAGAGATGCTTTGGATATTCAAACTAGGCCATGGGTAAACTTGGTTATAAGTGGTATTAAGATCAGCGGGAAAGAGGGCGCTGAGGCGCAGCTTAGATATTCCGTGGATGCTGCCCTGATGAATTCCGGAATCCACCCAGCCCTCAAAGCAGGATTCGCCTTTGTCCAAGATCCGGTAGAGGGACAGGAGGGACTTCTCTACAACGAAACCAAATGTTCCGCTGCCCGGAACGAGGTTGAGGAGCACAATGCTAAATCCGTCACTCCAGTGGCGAACATAATTTTCCCTGGAGAATCTGGAAAGCAAGTTCTTTCTGCATACCCGGTAGGCTTCAAGTCCATCTTTTCCGCAGGTACTCGGGTTCACATAATCGGGTGTGTTTGGTACTACGGTAGAGACCCGAAAGACATGCATCGGACTGTAGTGAGATACGTAGGCACTCCCAAGTCCTTCGAAGTGGGGACCACCTTGAGCGACTTCACTCTGGAATATGCCAATGCCCAATAGCGCTGTCCCTGTCAAGGAACGATTCGATACTTGCGGTACGCCACCATGAATAGACTGTGGCTCGATTTTGCCGACAAGATGAAGGAGTTGGCCGGAATCCCCTCGCAACTCTCTGCGATCCAGCGAAGCATCGAGAATCAAACTGAAGCCATAGACCAATGCAAAAAAGCAGCAAATGAGGGCAAGCAAAACCAGTTGCCAATACCTCTGCCAGTTAAGGCTGAATTGCAGATTCCAGAAGCAGAACAGGCTGAGAAGCGCAAACAGCACAACGATAGCCACACCGTACAAATATGGCTGACGGTAGGAACGTGGCTCACCTTCATAGCCGCCGCTGTTTATGCTGGAATCGCTGCGAAGCAATGGAGCACCGCCAAAGACCAACTTGAGGCCACTAGCCGACCATGGATAGAAATGGTAGGGAATTTTCCTAACCCTAAGTCCATGGAAGGATTTGACGTGATCCTCACGAACCACGGGAACTCCCCGGCTATTGTCGCCGGGTGGCCACACTTCACCCTTGGGGATCTGCTCAAGAAAGAGCCTCGTATGTGGACCGTCAACGGCGGTAAAGATGTTTGCGACTACGTTGAAAGAATGCCGGGGGTGGAAGGTCCAGAGGGATGGACTCGATTTCCCATTCCAATTTTCCCAAAGGCACCGAAAGAAATCATTGCCCAAGTCGGCCAAGGGTTCCCACACAGCAGCCCCGTTCTGTATGACTACCTTTCTGGGTGCGTCATCTACAAGGGGCCTACTGGGAAAGTCTACAAAACCCGAATTATTTACCACATCACTTACGCGCTCGATCACTCCATTTCCGAGATTGACCCGAACCCTTGGGTAGACGCTCAATAGCGCCACCCACCCTGTCACGGCAAGGGCAAGCATGACGCAGAACAGCATGTGCGTCAAGTATATATTTGCCCTTATTTCTGCCCTGCTTGCTACCACTTACATCCATTTTCCATCTTCTCGCCTCTTGACACGTTTTTGAACCGGCAGTTCATCCCCACATAAGCGCCCGTTTCTTGATGTCTGCGCGACTTCGAGCGAGTCTATGGTCGCGAAGTCGAAACGCACCAGCGGAACAACTTCATCTTGAAAAGACAAATCAGTTTTCGGTGGCCCCAACTTCCCCCGGAGTCGCTCCAATCCCAGCCGCGAGGCGGCGAAACAGGAAAGCCCGGCACGGAAGTGCCGGGTAAGCAGGAGCTAAGACCGAGTCCCGCCAGGGACGGCACTCTCGCCGCGATCACATCCGCCGAATCAACCCTCCTTCCAACAGCGCGAGCGACAACACATCCAACGCATCCGGCACCTCCCGCTCCACCGTCCGCAGCGGACACGCCACCAGCCGCGCCACCTCCGGCATGCTGTACTCCTCCAGCACATTCATCGCAATCAATTGCTGTTGAAATGGATTCAACCGGTGCAGCATCGTGTCCATGTCATGCACGAAGATCACCACATCT belongs to Acidobacteriota bacterium and includes:
- a CDS encoding dual specificity protein phosphatase family protein, which codes for MDMSWVTDRIALGGGIWNAKNMTEVAQSGISHVIDMQIEFDDTPLGEAAGVQVLWNPTDDDFLPKPAALLERGVEFAQDALQDPGTKVFIHCAAGVHRAPMMTLAVMGAMGWDLEEAMVLIETRRPEVDFADVYVESVRRYLGSTKAKV
- a CDS encoding IS1595 family transposase; translation: MEAPRTLQQAIVYFADPDRAFEYAKKFRWPNGKVICPRCGKDKHSFIKTRKIWFCYTCQKQFTLKLATIFEDSPLGLDKWMTAFWMLVNCKNGVSSCEVARTLGITQKSAWFMLQRLRLALRDEFYGSKLGGGGGEVEVDETFIGGKARNMHKAKRIKTKVREGNFGKTIVMGMLERGGHVKAKVIPNRKKPALHGAIAEVIAHGANIYTDEHVGYMDISPEYVHSIVNHLERYVNGGVHTNGMENFWSLLKRGLGGTYVSVEPFHLFRYLDEQMFRFNNRKNISDSQRFALAMSNIGAKRLTYSELTGKDESPRHEATGAGETQIPF